Proteins encoded together in one Microbacterium sp. ABRD28 window:
- a CDS encoding MerR family transcriptional regulator — translation MKSSGLAIGDAAARFSLPTHVLRHWEDAGLLAPARDSGGRRRYSDDDLVRIAVILRGKWAGMSLEQIRVLLDDRAPERHRVLEAHLADLAARMAEMERSRLMTEHALRCQAHDISTCPRFREIVTGVVAGTKRWPSVADVMEPRHPSTMNR, via the coding sequence ATGAAGTCAAGCGGTCTGGCCATCGGCGACGCGGCGGCGCGCTTCTCGCTGCCCACCCACGTCCTGCGGCACTGGGAGGACGCCGGTCTCCTCGCACCGGCACGCGACAGCGGCGGCCGCCGTCGCTACAGCGACGACGATCTGGTGCGCATCGCCGTGATCCTGCGCGGCAAGTGGGCGGGGATGTCGCTGGAGCAGATCCGGGTGCTGCTGGACGATCGGGCGCCCGAGCGCCACCGCGTCCTCGAGGCCCACCTCGCCGATCTCGCCGCGCGGATGGCCGAGATGGAGCGGTCGCGCCTCATGACCGAGCACGCCTTGCGCTGTCAAGCGCACGACATCTCCACGTGTCCGCGCTTCCGCGAGATCGTCACGGGTGTGGTGGCCGGCACGAAGCGCTGGCCGAGCGTCGCCGACGTCATGGAGCCGCGGCATCCGTCTACCATGAACCGGTGA
- a CDS encoding NAD(P)/FAD-dependent oxidoreductase, producing MIDAIVIGGGPAGLQAALTLGRMHREVLLFDSGEYRNGTVDHAQNLITHDGQAPAEIRRLAREELAGYATVQVVEATVHAVEARDDGGFAAMTEDGVFVASVLILATGLRDELPPIPGLAEAWGREVAHCPFCHGHELSGKRIGILGSGAHAATHRAMLSPIGSEVVVIDPGEVAGVERTADGLVLRRREGDAVDVGGLFVAPTSTQRSPFAAQLGLATLPSGGVEVDALGGTSVSGVFAAGDMAHTAAMPGPMASLAVAIAAGQLAAAAAVHQLVAREIDAERGTVS from the coding sequence ATGATCGACGCGATCGTGATCGGCGGCGGACCCGCCGGCCTGCAGGCAGCTTTGACGCTGGGTCGGATGCATCGTGAGGTGCTGCTGTTCGACTCGGGCGAGTACCGCAACGGCACGGTCGACCACGCACAAAACCTCATCACGCACGACGGCCAAGCGCCCGCGGAGATCCGCCGGCTCGCGCGTGAGGAGCTCGCGGGCTACGCGACGGTGCAGGTCGTCGAGGCGACGGTGCACGCGGTCGAGGCTCGGGATGACGGCGGATTCGCCGCGATGACCGAGGACGGCGTCTTCGTCGCATCCGTCCTGATCCTCGCGACCGGCCTGCGCGACGAGCTGCCGCCGATTCCGGGGCTCGCCGAGGCGTGGGGGCGCGAGGTCGCGCACTGCCCGTTCTGCCATGGACATGAGCTCAGCGGAAAGCGCATCGGCATCCTCGGATCGGGGGCCCACGCGGCCACGCACCGGGCGATGCTCTCGCCGATCGGGTCGGAGGTCGTCGTGATCGACCCGGGCGAGGTGGCCGGCGTCGAGCGGACCGCCGACGGGCTGGTGCTGCGGCGGCGCGAGGGCGACGCCGTCGACGTCGGCGGACTCTTCGTCGCGCCGACGTCGACCCAGCGGTCGCCGTTCGCGGCGCAGCTGGGGCTTGCGACGCTGCCCTCGGGGGGCGTCGAGGTCGATGCCCTGGGCGGCACGAGCGTGTCAGGGGTGTTCGCTGCGGGCGACATGGCGCATACCGCGGCGATGCCCGGCCCGATGGCCTCGCTCGCCGTGGCGATCGCCGCCGGCCAGCTGGCCGCCGCAGCGGCCGTTCACCAGCTCGTCGCCCGCGAGATCGACGCGGAGCGGGGAACGGTTTCCTAG
- a CDS encoding bifunctional copper resistance protein CopD/cytochrome c oxidase assembly protein: protein MNSRALRATGPVILVAAALVTLVAGLALGGGAAPLLIGDPGPVARWGLPIAKLLVNLSAAGMVGALVLALFALRAGEREFDVALDTASVSAAIFTVSAAATGFLTFVDAFNPAINAGAEFGAQLGRFLIDTEPGRAWLITTIAGAALTVLTFAVRSWLATMLVAVAAIAALIPMATQGHSGEEANHNSAVVALALHIIAAAAWLGGLLLLVILRPVLERSRLTVVLSRYSSIALAAFLVVALSGTVRAAIGVVTPEALFSPYGAILGVKVIALIAIGVFGAWYRRGAISRLDRTPDAAGRRFWGIIAVELAFMGIASGAAAALARTPPPVDTALPTVRTPAEVLTGAPLPPEFTLDRWLTAWDLDLLWATAAGFGLFFYLAGVWRLTRRGDRWPVYRTVLWVLGIVLLFWVTSGPINAYQDYLFSVHMLGHMLLSMAIPALLVAGAPVTLAARAIHKRDDGTRGGREWILWAVHTPFSRVLTNPFVAAGLFIGSLWAFYYTDLFRWSLYDHLGHEWMIAHFLITGYLFALTLIGIDPVPWRLPYAGRLLLLIGVMAMHAFFGVAMMMQSGLMVAEWFGSMGRTWGPTPLEDQYIGGGLAWSVGELPTLILAITVAIQWSRSDARDQKRSDRHADRTGDAELDAYNAQLAALAQRDAERAERGARVSR, encoded by the coding sequence GTGAACTCCCGCGCGCTGCGGGCCACCGGGCCCGTGATCCTGGTCGCCGCGGCGCTCGTCACCCTGGTCGCGGGACTCGCCCTCGGCGGGGGAGCGGCCCCGCTGCTGATCGGCGATCCCGGCCCCGTCGCGCGCTGGGGCCTCCCCATCGCCAAGCTCCTCGTCAACCTCTCCGCCGCCGGCATGGTCGGCGCCCTCGTCCTGGCGCTCTTCGCCCTGCGCGCGGGTGAACGCGAGTTCGATGTCGCCCTCGACACCGCATCGGTCTCGGCGGCGATCTTCACCGTCTCGGCCGCCGCCACCGGCTTCCTCACGTTCGTCGACGCGTTCAACCCGGCCATCAACGCCGGCGCCGAGTTCGGCGCGCAGCTCGGTCGCTTCCTCATCGACACCGAACCCGGCCGGGCGTGGCTGATCACCACCATCGCCGGCGCCGCTCTGACGGTCCTGACCTTCGCGGTGCGCTCCTGGCTCGCCACGATGCTCGTCGCCGTCGCGGCGATCGCGGCGCTCATTCCGATGGCCACGCAGGGGCACTCCGGCGAAGAGGCGAACCACAACTCCGCCGTCGTCGCCCTCGCGCTCCACATCATCGCCGCGGCGGCCTGGCTCGGCGGCCTTCTGCTTCTCGTCATCCTCCGACCGGTCCTCGAGCGCTCCCGCCTCACCGTCGTCCTCAGCCGCTACTCGAGCATCGCCCTGGCCGCGTTCCTCGTGGTGGCCCTCTCGGGCACCGTCCGCGCGGCCATCGGCGTGGTCACCCCCGAAGCCCTCTTCAGCCCCTACGGCGCGATCCTGGGGGTGAAGGTCATCGCCCTCATCGCCATCGGGGTCTTCGGCGCCTGGTACCGCCGTGGCGCCATCTCACGGCTGGATCGGACTCCGGATGCCGCGGGCCGCCGCTTCTGGGGGATCATCGCCGTCGAACTGGCGTTCATGGGCATCGCCAGCGGCGCCGCCGCCGCGCTCGCCCGAACGCCCCCTCCGGTCGACACCGCCCTCCCGACCGTGCGCACCCCGGCGGAAGTCCTCACGGGTGCTCCGCTGCCGCCCGAGTTCACCCTCGATCGATGGCTGACCGCGTGGGACCTCGACCTGCTCTGGGCGACCGCGGCCGGCTTCGGACTGTTCTTCTACCTCGCGGGTGTGTGGCGCCTCACCCGCCGCGGTGACCGGTGGCCGGTGTACCGCACGGTGCTGTGGGTGCTCGGGATCGTGCTGCTCTTCTGGGTGACGAGCGGTCCGATCAACGCCTACCAGGACTACCTGTTCAGCGTGCACATGCTCGGCCACATGCTGCTGTCGATGGCCATTCCCGCCCTCCTCGTCGCCGGTGCCCCCGTGACCCTGGCGGCGCGGGCGATCCACAAGCGCGACGACGGTACGCGCGGCGGCCGCGAGTGGATCCTCTGGGCGGTGCACACGCCGTTCTCCCGCGTGCTGACGAATCCGTTCGTGGCCGCCGGGCTCTTCATCGGGTCGCTCTGGGCGTTCTACTACACCGACCTCTTCCGCTGGTCGCTCTACGACCACCTCGGCCACGAGTGGATGATCGCCCACTTCCTCATCACCGGATACCTCTTCGCCCTCACCCTCATCGGCATCGACCCCGTGCCCTGGCGCCTCCCGTACGCGGGCCGGCTGCTGCTGCTCATCGGCGTCATGGCGATGCACGCGTTCTTCGGGGTGGCCATGATGATGCAGTCGGGCCTCATGGTCGCCGAGTGGTTCGGCTCGATGGGTCGCACCTGGGGGCCCACACCGCTGGAGGACCAGTACATCGGCGGCGGACTCGCCTGGTCGGTCGGCGAACTCCCGACACTCATCCTCGCCATCACGGTCGCGATCCAGTGGAGCCGCAGCGACGCCCGCGACCAGAAGCGCAGCGACCGCCACGCCGATCGCACGGGCGATGCCGAACTCGACGCCTACAACGCCCAGCTCGCCGCCCTCGCCCAGCGCGACGCCGAGCGCGCCGAACGCGGAGCCCGCGTCAGTCGCTGA
- a CDS encoding HU family DNA-binding protein, whose protein sequence is MADKSITKTELVASIASATGQSQSAVSGVLDSLFSTVSEAVAKGSKVSIPGWISFEQVETSARTGRNPQTGEEIKIPAGKRVKVTAGSKLKAAVK, encoded by the coding sequence ATGGCTGACAAGTCCATCACCAAGACCGAACTCGTCGCGAGCATCGCGAGCGCCACGGGTCAGAGCCAGTCCGCCGTGTCCGGCGTGCTTGACTCGCTCTTCTCCACGGTGTCGGAGGCGGTGGCCAAGGGCAGCAAGGTCTCCATCCCCGGATGGATCTCCTTCGAGCAGGTCGAGACCTCGGCTCGCACCGGCCGCAACCCCCAGACGGGTGAAGAGATCAAGATCCCCGCCGGCAAGCGCGTCAAGGTGACCGCCGGCTCCAAGCTCAAGGCTGCGGTCAAGTAA
- a CDS encoding alpha/beta hydrolase, giving the protein MPLDPVFADRLRVHRKYLFGQAVSRLKTRLAAIWRFGPPSSAPAPRKRAEASPGPRARARAKHRRAALKWDRTELETVGTPGPDIRTVEHTVEVPGRPAVRVRVYDPRSSDADAAVAPLPAVLAFFGGAFRIGGVDYPTTDAGFRRRAADADVVIVAVDYALAPEHRYPVAVEQGAAVLRWLFAHAAALGVDEDRVGILGTSAGANLAAAVTLINRDGDDPLPLRLQVLEVPVLDLTGRHLDLRATRALGVPTVIALRELRSVARTYLPHRRTAREPLASPLLAASHAGLPPAVILTAEFDPLRGDGAAYAAALRESGVDASAVQYLGVTHDTPIFTGVLPAARRWHGDVVAALRRLHGQ; this is encoded by the coding sequence GTGCCACTCGACCCGGTCTTCGCCGACCGCCTTCGCGTCCACCGGAAGTACCTTTTCGGGCAGGCCGTCTCTCGGCTGAAGACGCGCCTGGCCGCGATCTGGCGCTTCGGGCCGCCCTCCAGCGCGCCCGCGCCTCGGAAGCGCGCCGAGGCGTCGCCCGGCCCGCGCGCCCGCGCGCGGGCGAAGCACCGTCGCGCGGCCCTGAAATGGGACCGCACCGAGCTCGAGACCGTCGGAACCCCGGGCCCCGACATCCGCACCGTCGAGCACACCGTCGAGGTTCCGGGCCGGCCCGCCGTGCGCGTGCGTGTCTACGACCCGCGCTCATCCGACGCGGATGCCGCCGTGGCGCCGCTCCCCGCAGTGCTGGCGTTCTTCGGCGGTGCCTTCCGCATCGGCGGCGTCGACTACCCGACCACCGACGCCGGGTTCCGCCGCCGCGCCGCCGACGCCGACGTCGTCATCGTCGCCGTCGACTACGCCCTCGCCCCCGAGCACCGCTATCCGGTCGCCGTCGAGCAGGGCGCCGCGGTGCTGCGCTGGCTGTTCGCCCACGCGGCCGCGCTCGGCGTCGACGAGGACCGCGTCGGTATCCTCGGCACATCCGCGGGAGCGAACCTCGCTGCAGCCGTCACCCTCATCAACCGCGACGGCGACGATCCGCTGCCCCTCCGACTCCAGGTGCTTGAGGTCCCGGTCCTCGACCTCACGGGCCGGCACCTCGACCTCCGGGCGACGCGGGCGCTGGGTGTTCCGACCGTCATCGCCCTGCGCGAGCTCCGGTCGGTCGCGCGCACCTACCTCCCCCACCGGCGGACGGCGCGCGAGCCCCTCGCCTCGCCCCTTCTCGCCGCCTCGCATGCAGGACTCCCGCCCGCGGTCATCCTCACCGCCGAATTCGATCCGCTCCGGGGTGATGGTGCCGCCTACGCCGCAGCGCTCCGCGAGTCCGGCGTCGATGCCAGCGCGGTGCAGTATCTCGGCGTCACCCACGACACCCCCATCTTCACCGGCGTGCTTCCCGCCGCTCGGCGATGGCACGGCGACGTGGTGGCGGCCCTCCGCCGACTCCACGGGCAGTGA
- a CDS encoding potassium channel family protein — protein sequence MTFPGIVATLVGIILIVTALYDVFQTLLRPSETGRLTHLIFRLSWAIVPSRRFPASAPLTILVVIGVWVVLITLGWALVYLPHMPHGFAYQSLEPAEFDPFAESVTMSLVALTTLGLGDVVPAQPVLRLVSPLEALMGFALLSASVSWFMQLYPALARRRAFGLQIESLRRSRTAEDLVTFSDERAASIVDRVTESLAVLTADLVQNSEIFYFADESRRLSAPQAMEYVLELRDVALASPRAAVRSAGRALAVIVDELADLLKAQYPHVRGESTDEVVTDVAVAHRRISR from the coding sequence ATGACCTTCCCCGGTATCGTCGCCACCCTCGTCGGGATCATCCTGATCGTCACCGCGCTCTACGACGTCTTCCAGACGCTGCTTCGGCCGAGCGAGACCGGCCGCCTGACGCACCTCATCTTCCGACTGTCGTGGGCGATCGTGCCGAGTCGCCGTTTCCCGGCATCCGCGCCGCTGACCATCCTCGTCGTCATCGGGGTCTGGGTCGTGCTCATCACCCTCGGCTGGGCGCTGGTCTACCTGCCGCATATGCCGCACGGATTCGCCTACCAGAGTCTGGAACCGGCGGAGTTCGACCCGTTCGCCGAGTCGGTGACGATGTCGCTCGTCGCGCTCACCACCCTCGGGCTGGGTGACGTCGTGCCCGCTCAGCCGGTGTTGCGGCTGGTGTCTCCCCTGGAGGCGCTGATGGGATTCGCGCTGCTGTCGGCATCGGTCTCGTGGTTCATGCAGCTCTACCCGGCGCTTGCGCGCAGGCGCGCCTTCGGGCTGCAGATCGAGAGCCTTCGTCGTTCGCGGACCGCCGAGGACCTGGTGACCTTCAGCGATGAGCGCGCGGCGTCGATCGTCGATCGGGTGACCGAGTCGCTTGCGGTGCTCACGGCCGATCTGGTGCAGAACTCCGAGATCTTCTACTTCGCCGACGAGTCGCGCCGGCTGTCGGCCCCGCAGGCGATGGAGTACGTGCTCGAGCTGCGTGACGTGGCGCTGGCGTCTCCGCGCGCGGCCGTCCGCAGTGCGGGACGCGCCCTCGCCGTGATCGTGGACGAGCTCGCCGATCTGCTGAAGGCGCAGTATCCGCACGTGCGCGGGGAGTCGACCGACGAGGTGGTGACCGATGTCGCGGTGGCGCACCGGCGGATCTCGCGCTGA
- the rpsN gene encoding 30S ribosomal protein S14, which produces MAKKSKIARNNQRKEIVERYAAKRAELKKALVSPTSTDEEREAARLGLQKLPRNASPVRLRQRDAIDGRPRGNLRKFGISRVRFRDMAHRGELPGVTKSSW; this is translated from the coding sequence ATGGCCAAGAAGAGCAAGATCGCGCGCAACAACCAGCGCAAGGAGATCGTCGAGCGCTACGCGGCCAAGCGGGCCGAGCTGAAGAAGGCCCTCGTCAGCCCCACCAGCACCGACGAAGAGCGCGAAGCCGCCCGCCTGGGCCTGCAGAAGCTGCCCCGCAACGCGTCGCCGGTCCGCCTGCGTCAGCGCGACGCGATCGACGGCCGTCCCCGCGGAAACCTCCGCAAGTTCGGCATCTCGCGTGTGCGCTTCCGCGACATGGCTCACCGTGGCGAGCTGCCCGGTGTGACGAAGTCGTCCTGGTAA
- the rpmG gene encoding 50S ribosomal protein L33 — translation MAKKAQDVRPIIKLRSTAGTGYTYVTRKNRRNNPDRIVLKKYDPVIRKHVEFREER, via the coding sequence ATGGCGAAGAAGGCTCAGGACGTTCGTCCGATCATCAAGCTGCGCTCGACCGCCGGCACGGGGTACACCTACGTGACGCGCAAGAACCGCCGCAACAACCCCGACCGCATCGTGCTGAAGAAGTACGACCCGGTCATCCGCAAGCACGTCGAATTCCGAGAGGAGCGCTGA
- the rpmB gene encoding 50S ribosomal protein L28: MAAVCQVTGAVPGFGHNISHSHRRTKRRFDPNVQKKTYYVPSLGRKITLNVSAKGIKVIDVRGIESVVKDLIAKGVKL, from the coding sequence ATGGCAGCAGTGTGCCAGGTGACTGGAGCGGTTCCCGGCTTCGGTCACAACATCTCGCACTCGCACCGCCGGACGAAGCGCCGCTTCGACCCGAACGTGCAGAAGAAGACCTACTACGTTCCCTCGCTCGGTCGGAAGATCACGCTGAACGTGTCGGCCAAGGGCATCAAGGTCATTGACGTCCGCGGCATCGAGTCGGTCGTGAAGGACCTCATCGCGAAGGGTGTGAAGCTCTAA
- a CDS encoding HNH endonuclease signature motif containing protein, which produces MTSPLARIAQALEALALAGGDRMPSALTPSELIAVTDAFGSLKRHVDAAYAGVAAEVARQSRAELGKDSLAKRQGFSSPAVLISTTTGTSVGESLRMIQVGEATAPRATLSGEQRPARHPHVAAAVSAGRMGMTAAASIVTLLTKLALRVDSARLEDAERQLCDLAPGLRPDELVKLLARVEAHLDPDGVAPRHEELRGARTLVIQERDGMLVISAKLDVETGAPVKAAIESLVGASLRRNEHSPDDDRDTRSVKQMNADALADICRHAIGCDRVPTAPSATVVIRMDLEALENRLGTATIDGIAQPVPAGMIRRLAADQQVIPCVLGGESEILDWGRARRLFTTAQKLAIAERDGGCIDCGAPPMWCHVHHISWWDRDGGRTDLANGALLCTGCHHRLHSDGWEITVDGAGVDGRVHLVPPPWIDPQRRPRLAGRARYRLTA; this is translated from the coding sequence ATGACGTCACCACTTGCGAGGATCGCCCAGGCGCTCGAGGCACTGGCGCTCGCGGGTGGCGATCGCATGCCATCGGCGCTCACTCCGTCGGAGTTGATCGCGGTGACCGACGCTTTCGGATCGTTGAAGAGGCACGTCGACGCGGCATACGCCGGCGTCGCGGCGGAGGTCGCTCGGCAATCGCGCGCCGAGCTCGGGAAAGACTCGCTGGCGAAGAGGCAGGGATTCTCGTCACCCGCGGTCCTCATCTCGACGACGACCGGCACGAGCGTCGGTGAGTCCCTGCGGATGATCCAGGTCGGCGAGGCGACGGCGCCCCGTGCCACCCTGAGCGGTGAGCAGCGCCCGGCCAGGCATCCGCACGTGGCAGCTGCGGTATCCGCCGGACGGATGGGGATGACGGCCGCCGCGTCGATCGTGACCCTGTTGACGAAGCTGGCGCTGCGGGTCGACTCCGCACGGCTCGAGGACGCCGAGCGGCAGCTCTGCGACCTGGCGCCGGGGCTGCGCCCCGACGAGCTGGTCAAGCTGCTCGCGCGCGTGGAGGCGCACCTCGATCCCGACGGTGTCGCCCCGCGTCATGAGGAGCTGCGGGGCGCACGGACGCTCGTGATCCAGGAGCGCGACGGGATGCTGGTCATCTCGGCGAAGCTCGACGTCGAGACCGGAGCGCCGGTGAAGGCAGCGATCGAGTCGCTCGTGGGCGCGAGTCTCCGGCGGAACGAGCACTCCCCCGACGATGACCGCGACACCCGGTCGGTGAAACAGATGAACGCCGATGCCCTCGCTGACATCTGCCGGCACGCCATCGGATGCGATCGGGTTCCGACCGCTCCGTCGGCGACCGTCGTGATCCGCATGGATCTCGAGGCGCTCGAAAACCGCCTCGGCACGGCGACGATCGACGGCATCGCGCAGCCCGTGCCCGCAGGGATGATCCGCCGACTGGCCGCTGATCAGCAGGTCATCCCCTGCGTGCTCGGCGGTGAAAGCGAGATACTCGACTGGGGTCGCGCCCGCCGACTGTTCACCACGGCCCAGAAGCTCGCCATCGCCGAGCGCGATGGAGGATGCATCGACTGCGGTGCCCCGCCGATGTGGTGCCATGTGCACCACATCTCCTGGTGGGACAGGGACGGGGGCAGGACGGATCTGGCCAACGGGGCCCTCCTGTGCACCGGCTGTCACCATCGGCTGCACTCCGACGGGTGGGAGATCACCGTCGACGGTGCGGGGGTCGATGGTCGCGTGCACCTCGTGCCCCCACCCTGGATCGATCCACAGCGAAGGCCGAGACTGGCCGGGCGAGCCCGCTACCGCCTGACCGCCTGA
- a CDS encoding DUF4287 domain-containing protein, translating into MSFQAYLDTIERKTGLTPRQLVDIARERGLDAPGVKATEIIEWLKSDYDLGRGHAMAMVHVITKGDRIDPKHVGSGGTHADAGDRLWLDGIATKPEGF; encoded by the coding sequence ATGTCCTTCCAGGCCTATCTCGACACCATCGAACGCAAGACGGGTCTCACCCCTCGACAACTCGTCGACATCGCCCGCGAGCGAGGACTCGATGCACCCGGCGTGAAGGCGACCGAGATCATCGAGTGGCTGAAGTCCGATTACGACCTGGGGCGCGGTCATGCCATGGCGATGGTCCACGTCATCACCAAGGGCGATCGAATCGACCCGAAGCACGTCGGTTCGGGTGGCACGCACGCCGACGCGGGCGACCGTCTCTGGCTCGACGGCATCGCGACCAAGCCCGAAGGGTTCTGA
- a CDS encoding DNA-3-methyladenine glycosylase, translating into MSSIPDQPVGAGSGLRPASRADVTGLPVDVAPRLLGGILEVSVDGETVAVRLTEVEAYHGRGTGPVPDPGSHARMGPTARNATMWGEPGHLYVYLSHGIHSCVNVVCGPEGIAGGILLRAGEVVSGKDAAARRRTATRVPLPTGGDSPRLTLPDRDLARGPGRLGQAVGLRHPIHDGIDAITSEPRAGAVARLLLSDEPFPETVAGPRVGVAGVAGTAVFPWRFRIDGDPTVSAFRWGRGAREAGSRDI; encoded by the coding sequence GTGAGTTCGATCCCCGATCAGCCTGTCGGGGCCGGCTCGGGGCTCCGCCCGGCCTCCCGCGCCGACGTGACGGGTCTGCCCGTCGACGTCGCGCCGCGGCTGCTCGGAGGAATCCTCGAGGTGAGCGTCGACGGAGAGACCGTCGCCGTCCGCCTCACCGAGGTCGAGGCCTACCACGGTCGGGGCACGGGCCCGGTGCCCGATCCCGGGTCGCACGCCCGGATGGGGCCGACCGCGCGCAACGCCACCATGTGGGGCGAGCCCGGCCACCTCTACGTCTACCTCAGTCACGGGATCCATTCGTGCGTGAACGTCGTGTGCGGCCCCGAGGGCATCGCCGGTGGAATCCTCCTCCGCGCGGGAGAGGTCGTGAGCGGGAAGGATGCCGCGGCCCGCCGTCGCACCGCCACCCGCGTGCCGCTTCCCACCGGCGGTGATTCTCCTCGTCTCACCCTCCCGGATCGTGACCTCGCTCGCGGGCCCGGCCGATTGGGGCAGGCGGTCGGCCTGCGCCATCCGATTCACGATGGAATCGACGCGATCACCTCCGAGCCGCGCGCGGGAGCGGTGGCGAGACTCCTCCTCTCTGATGAACCTTTTCCGGAGACGGTCGCGGGGCCGCGGGTCGGTGTCGCAGGAGTCGCGGGAACCGCCGTGTTCCCGTGGCGTTTCCGGATCGACGGCGACCCGACGGTGTCGGCCTTCCGGTGGGGACGGGGTGCCCGCGAGGCCGGCAGCCGCGACATCTGA
- a CDS encoding DUF1980 domain-containing protein, with amino-acid sequence MPERSALLTRWLGVGLAAILAVITVSLALTGRLGLYINPESSWFAVSMSVLVLIGAVLSFLLPVGAEDDHGHDHGDGGEGHHHGHEHGNGHATDPDVRHSLDHGAHVVTRVATRAQARTAASRPRPSRASRASRRRSLGMIATGTGAVLATAVVLLTLVLPPRSLSAELAISRDVGAPPLFGGTDVVTLARTGDTASFGVGEWSAVFATATNPEAFDGDPVTLTGFVTPGDGGGFALSRLVITHCVIDAQSASIPVAVGENEASADAETGQWVTVDGMVRANSDGRLFIDAATVELIDEPEDPYEY; translated from the coding sequence TTGCCTGAGCGTTCCGCCCTCCTCACGCGCTGGCTCGGTGTGGGCCTCGCCGCGATCCTCGCCGTCATCACCGTCTCGCTCGCCCTCACCGGGCGGCTGGGTCTCTACATCAACCCCGAATCGTCGTGGTTCGCGGTGTCGATGTCGGTCCTCGTGCTGATCGGTGCGGTGTTGAGCTTCCTTCTCCCGGTCGGCGCTGAAGACGACCACGGGCACGATCATGGTGACGGTGGTGAGGGACACCACCACGGGCACGAGCACGGGAACGGGCATGCGACCGATCCCGACGTCCGCCACTCCCTCGACCACGGGGCGCACGTCGTCACCCGGGTCGCGACGCGTGCGCAGGCGCGTACCGCGGCATCCCGTCCTCGTCCCTCCCGTGCATCGCGCGCGTCCCGCCGTCGCTCCCTCGGGATGATCGCGACCGGGACCGGGGCGGTCCTCGCGACGGCGGTCGTGCTGCTGACACTCGTCCTCCCCCCGCGCTCCCTGTCGGCCGAACTCGCGATCTCGCGCGACGTCGGGGCGCCGCCCCTCTTCGGCGGAACCGATGTGGTCACCCTCGCCCGCACCGGCGACACCGCCTCGTTCGGCGTCGGGGAGTGGTCGGCGGTCTTCGCCACCGCGACGAACCCCGAGGCGTTCGACGGCGACCCGGTGACGCTGACCGGATTCGTCACGCCCGGGGACGGCGGCGGATTCGCGCTGTCGCGCCTGGTGATCACCCACTGCGTCATCGACGCCCAGTCGGCCAGCATCCCTGTCGCGGTCGGCGAGAACGAGGCCTCCGCCGACGCCGAGACCGGACAGTGGGTCACGGTCGACGGCATGGTGCGCGCCAACTCCGATGGACGACTGTTCATCGATGCGGCGACGGTCGAACTGATCGACGAGCCCGAGGACCCGTATGAGTACTGA